The Coregonus clupeaformis isolate EN_2021a chromosome 6, ASM2061545v1, whole genome shotgun sequence genome has a segment encoding these proteins:
- the LOC121568475 gene encoding extracellular calcium-sensing receptor: MCGLQRVILGSLPLLCIHTAFACELLGRFDMPSLFKAGDVMIGGIFPVFNKQENSNTSFVKEPAEVKCAGFDLRAFRWTQVMMFAIDEINKDSSLLPNVSLGYRILDSCASPTNTLRAALTLVSMPEEIEPTAPCLPPISALIAESGSSQSLALAGTLGPFRVPMVSYFSTCACLSDKAKYPTFFRTIPSDYHQAKALAALVKHFGWTWIGAIQSDNDYGRNGVLAFTEEVQKLGVCIAFVGTVLRTYPSSRILDVVDMIKQSTVKVILSFVPEGDLYPLMREVVRQNITHIQWIASEAWITAARPSTPEIYSSFGGTIGFGVRKMAIPKLRHFLMGISPYTDPKAAFVRDFWEKIVGCQPLSTGEPSGSERGSNMCTGAETLVDSQDLFFNVTQLRVSYNVYKAVYAVAHAINRLIFCKKEGESQMRPCVNLSQIQPTEVSDHLKTVHFINQFGEAVFFDANGDPPAAYDIINWQLRAGQVQHVTVGQFGLAANKAYELSIQEDNIVWRTGKSIPVAVCSQICPVGTRKAQIKGKPVCCFDCIPCADGTIANTTGAADCSPCPQEYWSNDGRDQCILKTVEFLSYHEPMGIALTMVSLLGACLSFATVLVFITYKDTPVVKASNSELSSLLLFSLFLCFLCPLTFIGRPTAWTCMLRHTAFGVTFALCISCMLGKTIVVVTAFRSTLPSNNNIMNWLGPKQQRVIIFCCTQGHVLICAAWLIAAPPLPFRNTQDQCSKIILECSVGSQLAFWCVLGYIGLLACLCFILAFLARKPPGNFNEAKFISFSMLIFCAVWISFIPAYVSSPGKYTVAVEIFAILASSFGLLFCLFAPKCYIILLKPEKNTKQHLMGNKKHFEVKWRIARLAAESGGPTYAGKRIGIYPDLSAELLKQQTKPEMRLYPPGKTYIDLPEHNTHVFHCQ; this comes from the exons ATGTGTGGACTACAGAGGGTCATACTCGGCTCATTGCCATTGCTCTGCATCCACACAGCGTTTGCCTGTGAACTATTGGGCCGGTTTGACATGCCTAGTTTGTTCAAGGCAGGGGATGTCATGATAGGGGGCATTTTCCCTGTATTCAACAAACAAGAGAACAGCAATACCTCTTTTGTGAAGGAGCCTGCTGAAGTGAAGTGTGCTGG ATTTGACTTGCGGGCCTTTCGCTGGACCCAAGTGATGATGTTTGCGATTGATGAAATAAACAAAGACAGTAGTCTACTGCCCAACGTATCCCTAGGCTACAGGATCCTTGATTCGTGTGCATCTCCCACCAATACTTTACGGGCTGCTCTGACGTTGGTTAGCATGCCAGAGGAGATAGAGCCTACTGCCCCATGCCTTCCTCCTATATCTGCCCTTATAGCTGAATCAGGCTCCTCTCAGTCCCTGGCTTTGGCTGGAACACTGGGACCATTCAGAGTGCCAATG GTCAGTTACTTCTCTACATGTGCATGTCTGAGTGATAAAGCTAAATACCCCACATTCTTCCGCACCATCCCCAGTGACTACCACCAGGCTAAGGCTTTAGCAGCCCTGGTCAAGCACTTCGGCTGGACTTGGATTGGGGCAATACAGTCCGATAATGACTATGGCCGGAATGGGGTCCTAGCCTTCACTGAAGAGGTACAAAAACTTGGGGTTTGCATTGCGTTCGTTGGGACAGTGTTACGAACCTACCCAAGCAGTAGAATCCTTGATGTGGTGGACATGATCAAACAATCAACAGTCAAAGTCATCCTGTCATTTGTTCCCGAGGGGGATCTTTACCCGCTGATGAGGGAGGTGGTGAGACAGAATATAACGCACATTCAGTGGATCGCCAGCGAGGCCTGGATCACTGCAGCCCGGCCCTCCACCCCAGAAATATACAGCTCCTTCGGTGGGACCATAGGATTTGGGGTGCGGAAGATGGCCATCCCAAAACTACGGCACTTTCTCATGGGCATCAGTCCCTACACAGATCCAAAGGCTGCCTTTGTGAGGGATTTCTGGGAGAAGATAGTAGGTTGTCAGCCTCTCTCAACCGGTGAGCCCTCAGGCTCTGAGAGGGGCAGTAATATGTGTACTGGAGCGGAGACACTTGTGGACTCACAGGATCTGTTCTTCAATGTCACACAGCTGAGAGTGTCTTATAACGTGTATAAGGCAGTGTATGCTGTTGCACACGCCATTAATCGCTTAATATTTTGCAAAAAAGAAGGGGAAAGCCAGATGAGACCGTGTGTGAATCTATCACAGATACAGCCTACTGAG GTCAGTGATCATCTGAAGACTGTGCATTTCATAAATCAATTTGGTGAGGCTGTGTTCTTTGACGCAAATGGAGACCCCCCTGCCGCATATGACATCATCAACTGGCAGCTGAGGGCAGGTCAGGTGCAGCATGTGACTGTGGGCCAGTTTGGCTTAGCTGCTAACAAGGCCTACGAACTCAGCATCCAGGAAGATAACATAGTTTGGAGGACAGGGAAATCG ATTCCTGTAGCAGTGTGCTCTCAAATCTGTCCTGTTGGAACCAGAAAAGCCCAAATCAAAGGAAAACCTGTCTGCTGTTTTGACTGCATCCCCTGTGCTGATGGGACAATAGCCAACacaacag GAGCAGCAGACTGCAGCCCCTGTCCACAGGAGTACTGGTCCAACGACGGGAGGGACCAATGCATCCTGAAAACAGTCGAGTTCCTGTCTTACCACGAACCAATGGGGATCGCCCTTACCATGGTGTCCCTGCTCGGAGCCTGCCTGTCATTTGCCACCGTGCTGGTGTTCATCACCTATAAGGACACACCAGTGGTCAAAGCCAGTAACTCTGAGCTGAGCTCTCTActgctgttctctctcttcctgtgctTCCTCTGTCCCCTCACCTTCATCGGCAGGCCCACCGCCTGGACCTGCATGCTGCGCCACACCGCCTTCGGGGTGACCTTTGCCCTCTGCATCTCCTGCATGCTGGGCAAGACTATTGTGGTGGTAACAGCCTTCAGGTCTACCCTGCCCAGCAACAAC AACATCATGAATTGGCTGGGGCCCAAACAGCAGAGGGTCATCATCTTCTGCTGCACTCAGGGACATGTGCTGATCTGTGCTGCCTGGCTCATTGCTGCCCCTCCCTTGCCCTTTAGAAACACCCAGGACCAATGCTCTAAGATCATTCTGGAGTGCAGTGTGGGCTCCCAACTGGCATTCTGGTGCGTTCTGGGATACATCGGCCTCTTGGCCTGTCTATGCTTCATCCTGGCCTTTCTGGCCCGAAAACCACCGGGCAACTTCAACGAGGCCAAGTTCATATCCTTCAGCATGCTGATCTTCTGTGCCGTGTGGATCTCCTTCATCCCAGCCTACGTCAGCTCTCCTGGGAAGTACACTGTAGCTGTGGAGATATTCGCCATCTTAGCTTCCAGCTTTGGgctgctgttctgtctgttcgCTCCAAAGTGTTACATCATCCTCCTGAAGCCAGAGAAGAACACTAAACAACATCTCATGGGGAATAAAAAGCA CTTTGAAGTCAAGTGGCGAATTGCTCGCCTTGCAGCGGAATCCGGGGGTCCGACCTATGCAGGGAAGAGGATcggcatctacccagacctgagtgccgAACTGCTAAAACAGCAAACTAAGCCTGAGATGCGGCTTTATCCACCCGGCAAAACGTATATTGACCTtccagaacacaacacacacgttTTCCACTGCCAATGA